In Fusobacterium massiliense, the genomic stretch AATTGATAAAAAATATAGAAGTTATCCTACATATCATCCTTATGACCATTATGTTGAATTTAATGAAAAACAAATTGAAAAGGTTGCTGAAATAATAAAAAATACTGCTCGTGAATATAATATTCCAGCAAAAAATATTTTAGCTCATTCTGATATTGCTCCAGGAAGAAAACAAGATCCAGGTGCTAAGTTCCCTTGGAAATTATTATATGATAAATATCAAATTGGAGCTTGGTATGATGAAACTGACAAAGCTCAATTTATGGATGAAAAAGTATTTAATTCACTTTCTATAAAGGATATAAAAAATGAGTTAAAAAAATATGGTTACTCTATCAATAGCAATGATGAGTGGGACAAAGAAGGAAAAGATGTAGTCTATGCCTTTCAATTACATTTCAACCCTAAAAATGCTAGTGGAGTAATGGATTTAGAAACTTATGCTATTTTAAAAGCTCTAAATAAAAAATATTCTAATTAGGTGAAAGTGATGACGGAAAAAGAAATTGAAATTTCTATGAATAAAGCTCTTAAAAAATTGCCTTTTGAATTAAAAAAAATAAAATTTTTTCTTGCTATTATCAAATTTTTTAAGAGAAAATAAAATTTTATAAAAAATAAAGTATCTTGACAGCCGTATGAGTTCTACAAGTTCAATGAACATAGGCTCTTCGAACTAATATGAGACGTCAAAGACTAATTTTAACTATTTAATTTTATACTTTTCTATAGAAAAAAGGGCTATTGCATCTTATGAGAAATATATAATTTGCAATAACCCTTTTATTATCCGATCAGATATTGAAAAAGTCTCTTGACAGTCGTATGAGTTTACGAGCTCAATAAACACAAGCTCTTCAAACTAATACGGACATCAGAGACTAATAAGCATTTAAATTTATACTTTCCTATAGAATAAAAAATTTATTTTTTTAGTATAATATAATAAAAAGATTGGAGGCTTTATGTTAGAAGAAAAACTATTAAAAAAAATAAAAACAATCAATGAAAATTTTATAAATCTAGGCTTCGATTTAGAAGAAGATATTATTGAACTTCTCAATCAAAGAGAAGATATCAAAAATAGAATAGAAAATACTAAATATAAAAAAATGACTTTTTCAAAAGATGAAGAGACAAATTCCTATATTTTAAATTTAGAAGATTGTCAAATAAGTTTCGATATTATAGAAGGGGAAGATGAAGAAGGACCTTGGTTTGAAGTAGAATGTAATATTATTTTCTTTTAAAATTTTTAATTTTACTTTTAGCCATTAAAGGACTTTTTTTAGTATTTTCCAATGTCTTATGATATAATATAGAGTAAAAAAGTATCTTGACAGCCGTATGAGTTCTATCAGCTCAATAAACACAGGCTCTTCGAACCAATACGGACATCAGAGACTAATAAGCATTTAAATTTATACTTTCCTTATAAATAAAAAATAAAGAGGTGATTTAATGAAACCAATAGTTGCAATAGTTGGGAGACCAAATGTTGGAAAATCGACATTGTTTAATAATTTAATTGGAGATAAAATAGCAATAGTCGATGACTTACCAGGTGTTACAAGAGATAGATTATATAGAGATACAGAATGGAGCGGTTCTGAGTTTGTTATTGTTGATACTGGAGGACTTGAACCTAGAAATAATGATTTTATGATGACTAAAATAAAAGAGCAAGCTGAAGTTGCTATGAATGAAGCAGATGTTATTCTGTTTGTTGTTGATGGTAAAGCTGGTCTTAATCCACTTGATGACGAAATTGCTTATATTTTAAGAAAGAAAAATAAGCCTGTTATTCTTTGTGTAAATAAAATAGATAATTATTTTGAACAACAAGATGACATCTATGATTTTTATGGGCTTGGTTTTGAATATCTTGTTCCTATCTCTGGGGGACATAAAGTTAATTTGGGAGATATGCTTGATATAGTTGTTGAAATTATAGGAAAAATAGAATTTCCAGAAGAAGAGGAAGATGTTCTAAAACTTGCTGTAATAGGTAAACCTAATGCTGGAAAATCTTCTTTGGTTAATAGACTTTCAGGGGAAGAAAGAACAATAGTTAGTGATATTGCTGGGACAACTAGAGATGCTATCGATACTTTAATTGAATATAAAGATAATAGATATATGATTATAGATACTGCTGGGATAAGAAGAAAGTCTAAAGTTGAAGAAAGTCTAGAATATTATTCTGTATTAAGAGCTTTAAAAACTATAAAAAGAGCTGATGTGTGTATTTTGATGCTTGACGCTAAAGAAGGACTTACAGAACAAGATAAAAGAATAGCAGGTATTGCTGCTGAAGAATTAAAACCTATTATTGTTGTTATGAATAAATGGGATTTAGTAGAAAATAAAAATAATAATACTATGAAAAAATTAAAAGAAGAATTGTATAATGAATTACCTTTCTTGTCTTATGCACCAATAGAATTTGTTTCTGCTCTAACAGGACAAAGGACAACAAATCTTCTTGAAATTTCAGATAGAATTTATGAAGAATACACAAAAAGAATTTCCACTGGTCTTTTAAATACTGTTTTAAAAGATGCTATTCTTATGAATAATCCTCCTACGAGAAAAGGAAGACTGATTAAAATTAACTATGCAACACAAGTATCTGTTGCACCTCCTAAATTTGTTTTATTCTGTAACTATCCAGAATTAATTCATTTTTCATATGCTAGATATATTGAAAATAAATTTAGAGAAGCTTTTGGTTTTGATGGTTCTCCAATTATGATTAGTTTTG encodes the following:
- a CDS encoding N-acetylmuramoyl-L-alanine amidase, whose protein sequence is MKKILTSIGLALTLVACSSSNPNIISHTTKTYTGRNFGKYNVDSETYVSKAQNERIQFIILHYTAGNNEASIKELTSGRVSSHFLVLDNDDNTVYNLVPVDKRAWHAGSSSFGGRTNINDTSVGIEIVNDGIDKKYRSYPTYHPYDHYVEFNEKQIEKVAEIIKNTAREYNIPAKNILAHSDIAPGRKQDPGAKFPWKLLYDKYQIGAWYDETDKAQFMDEKVFNSLSIKDIKNELKKYGYSINSNDEWDKEGKDVVYAFQLHFNPKNASGVMDLETYAILKALNKKYSN
- the der gene encoding ribosome biogenesis GTPase Der, with the translated sequence MKPIVAIVGRPNVGKSTLFNNLIGDKIAIVDDLPGVTRDRLYRDTEWSGSEFVIVDTGGLEPRNNDFMMTKIKEQAEVAMNEADVILFVVDGKAGLNPLDDEIAYILRKKNKPVILCVNKIDNYFEQQDDIYDFYGLGFEYLVPISGGHKVNLGDMLDIVVEIIGKIEFPEEEEDVLKLAVIGKPNAGKSSLVNRLSGEERTIVSDIAGTTRDAIDTLIEYKDNRYMIIDTAGIRRKSKVEESLEYYSVLRALKTIKRADVCILMLDAKEGLTEQDKRIAGIAAEELKPIIVVMNKWDLVENKNNNTMKKLKEELYNELPFLSYAPIEFVSALTGQRTTNLLEISDRIYEEYTKRISTGLLNTVLKDAILMNNPPTRKGRLIKINYATQVSVAPPKFVLFCNYPELIHFSYARYIENKFREAFGFDGSPIMISFESKSSDE